The proteins below come from a single Gimesia alba genomic window:
- a CDS encoding fumarylacetoacetate hydrolase family protein has protein sequence MKLAKVLLSNGERHVAIVEENGVQLLDLSQVDNCHRLSDILYAPDPIGLAKFLIDTELPPVPLNQLEFLAPIDHQEVWAAGVTYKRSQVARMEESETAASHYDQVYTADRPELFFKATPNRVCGPNQPVRVRYDSQWSVPEPELALIVSPDLRLVGYTVGNDMSARDIEGENPLYLPQAKFYKDCCGLGPSVLLHENPLEREATKIILTIERGGEEVFQGETSVAEMARGLEDLISWLGKENDFPSGAVLLTGTGIVPPDEFTLEDRDIVSIEISGIGTLINPVVKDAAP, from the coding sequence ATGAAACTCGCTAAAGTTTTATTGTCCAACGGAGAACGTCATGTCGCCATCGTGGAAGAAAATGGCGTTCAGCTTCTGGATCTCAGTCAGGTCGACAACTGTCATCGCTTATCAGATATTTTGTATGCTCCCGATCCGATCGGACTGGCAAAGTTTCTGATCGATACCGAACTGCCTCCGGTTCCCTTGAACCAGTTGGAATTTCTGGCCCCCATTGATCATCAAGAAGTCTGGGCTGCCGGCGTGACTTACAAACGGAGTCAGGTCGCCCGGATGGAAGAGTCCGAGACGGCCGCCTCTCACTACGATCAGGTTTATACGGCCGATCGCCCGGAGCTGTTTTTCAAAGCGACACCAAATCGAGTCTGTGGTCCAAATCAACCGGTGCGAGTGCGTTATGACAGCCAATGGTCGGTGCCGGAACCTGAGTTGGCGCTGATCGTCTCTCCCGATTTACGACTTGTTGGCTACACGGTTGGCAACGATATGTCGGCCCGTGACATCGAAGGCGAAAACCCGTTGTATCTGCCTCAGGCAAAATTCTACAAGGACTGCTGTGGTCTGGGCCCCTCTGTTCTGTTACATGAAAACCCGCTGGAACGGGAAGCAACGAAAATCATTCTGACGATCGAACGCGGCGGCGAAGAAGTCTTCCAGGGAGAAACCTCTGTTGCCGAGATGGCCCGTGGGCTGGAAGATCTGATTAGCTGGTTAGGGAAAGAAAACGACTTCCCCAGCGGTGCGGTTTTATTAACGGGAACCGGCATTGTGCCCCCTGATGAATTCACACTCGAAGATCGCGATATCGTCTCGATCGAAATCAGCGGGATCGGCACCCTGATCAATCCGGTTGTGAAAGACGCCGCCCCGTAG
- a CDS encoding carbohydrate kinase family protein encodes MKYDVVGVGLVVVDHLVVLAEHPDQDTKTNIISDAYQVGGPVPTAQVLLKRFGKQCAFLGSWGDDQYGPLIAEDLAAENLDLSASRMLPGTRSGYAQVWIDEQAGTRTIACHRPQHWLPPSELDSTLFSQTRAVHLDGWPPETSLQASRLARQAGALVSLDTGSLKPGMPELIPYLNVMNCPRRFITEYLDTDDVHAAGRELLAQGPEIVTITDGTRGAWLFTEAGCLHCAALPVLSLDTTGAGDVFSGALLYAILEEWPPQRVLQFACVTAALKCERLGNRDALPSLAEIEAVLQTRAPAIKTMDD; translated from the coding sequence ATGAAGTATGATGTTGTCGGCGTCGGTTTAGTGGTCGTAGATCATCTGGTGGTGTTAGCAGAACATCCGGATCAGGATACAAAAACTAATATCATCAGCGACGCCTATCAAGTCGGGGGGCCGGTCCCCACCGCACAGGTTCTACTCAAGCGATTCGGAAAACAGTGCGCGTTCCTCGGCAGTTGGGGCGATGATCAATATGGCCCGCTGATTGCCGAAGACCTCGCGGCGGAAAACCTGGATCTCTCTGCCAGCCGCATGTTGCCGGGAACGCGCTCCGGGTATGCGCAGGTCTGGATTGACGAACAGGCGGGAACCCGCACAATCGCCTGCCATCGACCTCAACATTGGCTGCCGCCTTCTGAGTTGGACTCTACACTGTTTTCACAAACCAGAGCCGTGCACCTGGATGGCTGGCCGCCGGAAACGAGTCTACAGGCATCCCGATTGGCGCGGCAGGCCGGCGCGCTCGTTTCTCTGGATACGGGCTCATTAAAGCCGGGCATGCCGGAACTGATTCCTTATCTGAATGTGATGAATTGCCCCCGTCGCTTCATCACCGAATATCTAGATACTGACGACGTCCACGCTGCCGGTAGGGAATTGCTGGCACAAGGGCCTGAGATCGTCACCATTACCGATGGCACGCGCGGGGCGTGGCTGTTTACGGAAGCAGGCTGCCTGCATTGTGCGGCGCTGCCTGTGCTGTCGCTCGATACAACGGGCGCAGGCGACGTCTTCAGCGGCGCCTTGCTCTATGCCATTCTGGAAGAGTGGCCTCCGCAGCGTGTGTTGCAATTCGCGTGTGTGACGGCGGCTCTGAAATGCGAACGACTGGGAAATCGGGACGCACTGCCTTCACTGGCGGAAATCGAAGCAGTCCTGCAAACCAGAGCACCCGCGATCAAAACAATGGACGACTAG
- a CDS encoding GNAT family N-acetyltransferase — MKIFEADLTNPEHANAVVFLLNSYANSPEGGGLPLPEDVQRNLAVNLHQRPDAFAVLAFENETPVGLVICIEGFSTFSCKPLFNIHDVFVASGYRGQGLARQLFDHVETIAKARGCCKLTLEVLEGNERARAAYAKFGFSGYELDPEMGQALFWEKKL, encoded by the coding sequence ATGAAAATCTTCGAAGCAGATCTGACCAATCCCGAACATGCCAACGCAGTCGTGTTCCTCTTAAACAGTTATGCGAACAGCCCTGAAGGGGGCGGACTCCCACTTCCGGAGGACGTGCAACGTAATCTAGCGGTCAACTTGCATCAGCGGCCGGATGCCTTTGCGGTGCTGGCGTTTGAAAATGAAACGCCTGTGGGGCTTGTGATTTGTATTGAAGGATTTTCGACATTCTCCTGCAAACCGTTGTTCAATATTCATGATGTGTTTGTCGCATCCGGTTATCGAGGACAGGGGCTCGCCCGGCAGTTATTTGATCACGTCGAGACCATTGCCAAAGCGCGCGGATGTTGTAAACTCACACTGGAAGTTCTGGAAGGTAATGAGCGTGCCCGCGCCGCGTATGCCAAATTCGGATTTTCCGGTTATGAACTCGACCCGGAAATGGGACAGGCTCTCTTCTGGGAAAAGAAACTTTAG
- a CDS encoding HisA/HisF-related TIM barrel protein, whose amino-acid sequence MKIIPVLDILNQSVVRGIAGQRDLYQPIQSRLTRSSQPLDIARALRDEFELTEFYVADLDAILHQRQNRDLYDRLLQEGFTFLLDCGLRSADDAGPLSSLEGISIVAGLETIKSPPELKALVQQWSATQTVFSLDLKQGEPLVSPSSENLFASLSDPLDIAELSLEQGVQQMILLDLAQVGTGAGTGTETLCQTLRSRHPALRLITGGGISQPADLIAQAELGADGVLVASALHDGRIGRDAVLSLF is encoded by the coding sequence ATGAAAATTATTCCGGTTCTGGACATTCTCAATCAAAGTGTCGTGCGTGGCATCGCCGGTCAGCGCGACCTGTATCAGCCGATTCAGAGCCGTCTGACGCGTTCCAGTCAGCCCCTCGACATTGCCCGCGCGTTGCGCGATGAATTTGAATTGACTGAATTCTATGTCGCCGATCTGGATGCCATTCTGCATCAAAGGCAGAATCGGGATCTTTATGACCGTCTGCTACAGGAAGGGTTCACGTTCCTGCTCGATTGCGGCCTGCGGTCTGCCGATGATGCTGGGCCGCTGAGTTCGCTGGAAGGCATCTCCATCGTCGCCGGTCTGGAAACCATTAAGAGTCCTCCCGAGCTCAAGGCACTGGTGCAACAGTGGAGCGCAACACAGACGGTCTTCAGTCTCGATCTGAAACAGGGCGAGCCGCTCGTCAGTCCGTCGTCAGAGAATCTGTTTGCCAGTTTGAGTGACCCACTGGACATTGCTGAGCTCAGTTTAGAGCAGGGGGTCCAGCAGATGATTCTGCTTGACCTGGCGCAAGTCGGAACGGGAGCAGGGACTGGCACAGAAACACTCTGTCAAACATTACGCAGCCGTCATCCCGCACTGCGGCTGATTACAGGTGGTGGCATCAGTCAGCCCGCTGATCTCATCGCGCAGGCAGAACTCGGTGCGGACGGTGTCCTGGTCGCGTCTGCTTTGCACGATGGACGTATCGGGAGAGACGCAGTGCTCTCCCTTTTCTAG